One Streptomyces drozdowiczii DNA segment encodes these proteins:
- a CDS encoding NUDIX domain-containing protein — protein sequence MSTTGSPPGHHESRPHEETEQPVTFSHCPACGAAYTGLPAPDTWPRTCAACGETAYRNPLPVAVALLPVTDGDTTGLVVITRTIEPARGGLALPGGFIDHAEDWQHAVVRELREETRIEARPEEVRLADALSSPAGHLLLFGLLPERPAAALPPSAPTDETSGHTLLTAPATLAFPLHTEAVHRWFAGRYR from the coding sequence GTGTCCACCACCGGTTCCCCGCCCGGTCACCACGAGAGCCGGCCCCACGAGGAAACGGAGCAGCCCGTGACGTTCTCCCACTGCCCCGCCTGCGGAGCCGCCTACACCGGCCTCCCGGCCCCCGACACCTGGCCCCGCACCTGCGCCGCCTGCGGCGAGACCGCCTACCGCAACCCGCTCCCGGTCGCCGTCGCCCTGCTCCCCGTCACCGACGGCGACACCACCGGCCTCGTCGTCATCACCCGCACCATCGAACCGGCACGCGGCGGCCTCGCCCTGCCCGGCGGCTTCATCGACCACGCCGAGGACTGGCAGCACGCCGTCGTACGGGAACTGCGCGAGGAGACCCGCATCGAGGCACGTCCCGAGGAGGTCCGCCTCGCGGACGCCCTCAGCTCACCCGCCGGACACCTGCTCCTCTTCGGCCTGCTCCCCGAACGGCCCGCCGCCGCGCTCCCGCCGTCCGCCCCCACCGACGAGACGTCCGGCCACACCCTGCTCACCGCCCCCGCCACGCTGGCCTTCCCCCTCCACACCGAGGCCGTCCACCGCTGGTTCGCCGGCCGCTACCGCTGA
- a CDS encoding roadblock/LC7 domain-containing protein has product MTAPNAAATDTTRQGSGELNWLLDELVARVASIRKALVLSSDGLPTGASKDLTREDSEHLAAVASGFHSLAKGVGRHFDAGRVRQTVVELDEAFLFVTAAGDGSCLAVLAESDSDVGQVAYEMTLMVKRVGSHLANAPRTAGQPSGG; this is encoded by the coding sequence ATGACCGCACCGAACGCCGCCGCAACCGACACCACACGCCAGGGGTCCGGCGAACTCAACTGGCTCCTCGACGAACTCGTCGCGCGCGTCGCCAGCATCCGCAAGGCGCTGGTGCTCTCCAGCGACGGGCTGCCCACCGGCGCCTCCAAGGACCTGACGCGCGAGGACAGCGAGCATCTGGCCGCCGTCGCCTCCGGCTTCCACAGCCTGGCCAAGGGCGTCGGCCGCCACTTCGACGCGGGCAGGGTCCGCCAGACCGTCGTGGAGCTGGACGAGGCGTTCCTCTTCGTCACGGCGGCCGGTGACGGCAGCTGTCTGGCCGTCCTGGCCGAATCCGACTCGGACGTGGGGCAGGTGGCGTACGAGATGACGCTCATGGTCAAGCGCGTGGGGAGCCACCTGGCCAACGCGCCCCGGACGGCCGGTCAGCCCTCCGGGGGGTGA
- a CDS encoding DUF742 domain-containing protein — protein MSAASPGSPETPERPRTPRWYDDDAGPVVRPYAMTRGRTGSASRHRLDLIAIVVPEPAADDPDRDQLLTPEHVEILELCGELPQSIAELASSLDLPVGVVRVLVGDLVDDELVHVTRPVPPAELPDVNILREVINGLRAL, from the coding sequence ATGAGCGCCGCATCGCCCGGCTCCCCGGAGACCCCGGAAAGGCCGCGGACCCCGCGCTGGTACGACGACGACGCGGGGCCCGTCGTCCGCCCCTACGCGATGACCCGCGGACGCACCGGCAGTGCGTCCCGCCACCGCCTCGACCTGATCGCGATCGTCGTGCCCGAACCCGCGGCCGACGACCCGGACAGGGACCAGCTGCTCACCCCGGAACACGTCGAGATCCTCGAACTCTGCGGTGAGCTGCCCCAGTCGATCGCCGAACTCGCCTCCTCCCTGGACCTGCCCGTGGGCGTGGTACGGGTGCTGGTGGGCGATCTCGTGGACGACGAGCTGGTGCATGTGACCCGTCCCGTTCCGCCGGCCGAGCTGCCGGACGTGAACATTCTCCGTGAGGTGATCAATGGCCTTCGGGCGCTCTAG
- a CDS encoding DUF962 domain-containing protein, whose product MPQQTFDSYEEFWPYYVAMHSRAATRWVHLTGTLTGLALSAYGLARGRKRYLAALPLIGYGTAWPAHFLIEKNNPATFGHPAWSLRGDAQMIRMMLAGRDHELAQTAEKWLAENGR is encoded by the coding sequence ATGCCACAGCAGACGTTCGATTCGTACGAAGAGTTCTGGCCCTACTACGTCGCGATGCACTCGCGGGCGGCGACCCGCTGGGTGCATCTCACCGGCACCCTGACCGGTCTCGCCCTCAGCGCGTACGGGCTGGCGCGCGGCCGCAAGCGGTATCTGGCCGCGCTGCCGCTCATCGGATACGGCACGGCCTGGCCCGCGCACTTCCTGATCGAGAAGAACAACCCGGCCACCTTCGGCCACCCGGCGTGGTCGCTGCGCGGTGACGCGCAGATGATCCGCATGATGCTGGCGGGCCGCGACCACGAGCTGGCGCAGACCGCCGAGAAGTGGCTGGCGGAGAACGGCCGTTAG
- a CDS encoding M15 family metallopeptidase, translated as MTAIATAFRALAATAAALLAVTVTAPVAQAEPEPKAPREFVSLRSVDPTIIQEMRYPTAHDFMGEPVDGYRQPLCILTRPAAEALHRAQLRLLRQGYSLKVYDCYRPQRAVDHFVRWAKDLDDETMKGEFYPRVDKSRLFADGYIAEKSGHSRGSTVDLTLVRLPALPTRPYRPGEKLVPCYAPRADRFPDNSVDMGTGFDCFDTLSHTDDPRIQGVQRANRQFLKKTLTEAGFVNLAEEWWHYTFQPETFPDTYFDFPVARRSVAGH; from the coding sequence ATGACAGCCATCGCGACCGCATTCCGCGCCCTGGCGGCCACCGCCGCCGCCCTGCTCGCCGTGACCGTCACCGCGCCGGTGGCGCAGGCGGAGCCCGAGCCGAAGGCGCCCCGGGAGTTCGTCTCGCTGCGTTCGGTGGACCCCACGATCATCCAGGAGATGCGCTACCCCACCGCCCACGACTTCATGGGCGAGCCCGTGGACGGATACCGGCAGCCGCTGTGCATCCTGACCCGGCCGGCCGCCGAGGCCCTGCACCGCGCGCAGCTCCGGCTGCTGCGGCAGGGCTACTCGCTGAAGGTGTACGACTGCTACCGCCCGCAGCGGGCCGTCGACCACTTCGTGCGGTGGGCGAAGGATCTGGACGACGAGACGATGAAGGGCGAGTTCTATCCCCGGGTCGACAAGTCCCGGCTGTTCGCCGACGGTTACATCGCGGAGAAGTCCGGGCACAGCCGGGGCAGCACCGTGGACCTGACGCTCGTACGGCTGCCCGCGCTGCCGACCAGGCCGTACCGCCCGGGCGAGAAGCTGGTGCCGTGCTACGCGCCGCGGGCCGACCGTTTCCCGGACAACTCGGTGGACATGGGCACGGGTTTCGACTGCTTCGACACGCTCTCGCACACCGATGACCCCCGTATCCAGGGTGTGCAGCGCGCCAATCGGCAGTTCCTGAAGAAGACGCTCACCGAGGCCGGTTTCGTCAACCTGGCCGAGGAGTGGTGGCACTACACCTTCCAGCCCGAGACGTTCCCGGACACCTACTTCGACTTCCCGGTGGCCCGCAGGTCGGTCGCCGGACACTGA
- a CDS encoding GTP-binding protein — protein MAFGRSSRSRRPVEPVTLKILVAGGFGVGKTTLVGAVSEIRPLRTEERLTEAGRPVDDLDGVEAKTTTTVAMDFGRITLREDLVLYLFGTPGQDRFWFLWDELAQGALGAVVLADTRRLADCFAAVDYFERREIPFAVAVNRFEGAEVFPEATVRAALDLDPQVLLLMCDARDRASARDVLVAVVEHALARADRPREPVTT, from the coding sequence ATGGCCTTCGGGCGCTCTAGCCGCAGCAGGCGGCCCGTGGAGCCCGTCACCCTCAAGATCCTGGTGGCGGGCGGCTTCGGCGTGGGCAAGACGACGCTGGTGGGCGCGGTCAGCGAGATCAGGCCGCTGCGCACGGAGGAACGGCTGACCGAGGCCGGCCGGCCGGTGGACGACCTGGACGGCGTCGAGGCGAAGACCACGACGACCGTGGCCATGGACTTCGGGCGGATCACGCTCCGCGAGGACCTGGTGCTGTACCTCTTCGGCACGCCGGGACAGGACCGGTTCTGGTTCCTCTGGGACGAGCTGGCGCAGGGGGCGTTGGGCGCGGTCGTGCTCGCGGACACCCGGCGCTTGGCCGACTGCTTCGCGGCCGTCGACTACTTCGAGCGCCGCGAGATCCCGTTCGCCGTCGCCGTCAACCGCTTCGAGGGCGCGGAGGTGTTCCCGGAGGCGACGGTACGGGCGGCGCTCGACCTGGACCCGCAGGTGCTGCTCCTGATGTGCGATGCGCGGGACCGGGCCTCGGCACGCGATGTGCTGGTGGCCGTGGTCGAACACGCCCTGGCCCGCGCGGACCGCCCGCGCGAGCCCGTCACGACCTAA